One window from the genome of Verrucomicrobiia bacterium encodes:
- a CDS encoding phospho-N-acetylmuramoyl-pentapeptide-transferase has translation HHHFEKKGWYESQVVMRFYILGVLFAVVALSTLKIR, from the coding sequence TGCATCATCACTTTGAAAAAAAGGGATGGTACGAATCCCAGGTCGTCATGCGTTTTTACATTCTGGGCGTTTTGTTTGCTGTCGTGGCGCTCAGTACTTTAAAAATTCGATGA